The Muricauda sp. SCSIO 65647 genome includes a region encoding these proteins:
- a CDS encoding DinB family protein: MVYPSDLAKSEYHSFYGPYIKALGQVDLMKELVNGKQEFADTLQSIALEKLSYRYEENKWSVAEVLMHIVDAERVFQYRALRFARNDGTPLPGFDQDAYVPESKSADRERDAIFDEYETVRNASISLFRSFDAQILERVGVASGYEMSVRALGFVICGHQKHHLKILKERYL, from the coding sequence ATGGTATATCCTTCCGATTTAGCTAAAAGCGAGTATCATTCCTTTTATGGGCCCTATATAAAGGCTTTGGGCCAGGTTGATTTAATGAAGGAATTGGTGAACGGGAAACAGGAGTTTGCCGATACCCTTCAAAGCATCGCTCTGGAAAAACTCTCTTATAGGTATGAAGAAAACAAGTGGTCGGTTGCTGAAGTGTTAATGCATATCGTTGATGCTGAGCGGGTTTTTCAATACAGGGCTTTACGGTTTGCAAGAAATGATGGTACACCCTTGCCAGGTTTTGATCAAGATGCCTATGTACCCGAGTCGAAGTCTGCGGATAGGGAAAGGGATGCAATCTTTGACGAATACGAAACGGTCAGAAATGCCTCGATTTCGCTGTTCAGATCTTTTGATGCCCAAATACTGGAGCGAGTAGGTGTGGCCAGTGGTTATGAGATGAGTGTTCGCGCTTTGGGCTTTGTCATCTGCGGCCACCAGAAACATCATCTAAAAATACTCAAAGAGCGCTATCTGTAA
- a CDS encoding helix-turn-helix transcriptional regulator — protein MNDSFVARLKTIIGHYELSPSTFADKIGVQRSSVSHLLNGRNRPSLDFVMKVIKTFPEVNLYWLLNGKGGFPDPTPKENANPKTSTSTPSNKITLADTEKRPTKIVVFYNDGTFESFEPKK, from the coding sequence GTGAATGATAGCTTTGTGGCACGGCTCAAAACCATAATCGGGCATTACGAACTATCTCCTTCCACATTTGCAGATAAGATTGGGGTACAGCGTTCGAGCGTCTCCCATTTATTGAATGGAAGGAACCGCCCTAGCTTGGACTTTGTCATGAAAGTCATCAAAACTTTTCCTGAGGTAAATCTCTATTGGCTATTGAATGGAAAAGGCGGTTTCCCCGACCCAACTCCTAAAGAGAACGCTAATCCTAAAACATCAACATCTACCCCCTCCAACAAAATTACCCTTGCAGACACCGAAAAAAGGCCCACAAAAATTGTTGTTTTTTACAACGATGGCACTTTCGAGTCATTTGAGCCAAAAAAATAA
- a CDS encoding Lrp/AsnC family transcriptional regulator → MGKVKLDEIDHQILDMLIDNTRTPFTDIAKKLLISAGTVHVRVKKMEEAGIIKGSSLTLDYVKLGYAFIAYVGIFLEKTHQTKFVLERLTQIPYVTVAHITTGKFNIFCKIRARDTTHAKNIIFKIDDIDGISRTETMISLEESINDKKRLMHTIFNEI, encoded by the coding sequence ATGGGCAAAGTGAAACTAGATGAAATAGATCATCAGATTCTGGACATGTTGATAGACAACACCAGAACACCATTTACAGACATTGCAAAAAAGCTTTTGATTTCTGCTGGAACTGTGCATGTTCGGGTCAAAAAAATGGAAGAGGCCGGTATAATCAAAGGATCGTCTCTGACCTTAGATTATGTGAAACTCGGTTATGCTTTCATTGCATACGTGGGTATTTTTTTGGAAAAGACCCATCAAACCAAGTTTGTGCTTGAGCGGCTTACCCAAATACCTTATGTTACGGTTGCCCATATTACCACCGGAAAATTCAATATTTTCTGCAAAATTAGGGCAAGGGATACCACCCATGCCAAAAACATCATCTTCAAAATAGATGATATTGATGGTATCAGCCGTACTGAAACCATGATTTCGTTAGAAGAAAGTATCAACGACAAGAAACGATTGATGCATACCATTTTCAACGAGATTTGA
- the aroB gene encoding 3-dehydroquinate synthase, protein MNDNDIYYNELAQAALKLHLGKMNYSKVFILVDTNTKKYCLPVFTSFFSEVSPDGIFVINAGEENKNINTCARLWDDLSNAGGDRKSLLINLGGGVVTDLGGFVASTFKRGIDFINIPTTLLAMVDASIGGKTGVDLGALKNQIGVIKQPEMILVFTDFLNTLDKRQVNSGFAEMLKHGLIKDGDYWKVLKNCNSFQTKDLIERSALLKSHVVQEDPDERGLRKILNFGHTAGHAIESYFLENPDKETLLHGEAIAVGMVIEAYFSHQLTGLSKLELKEIKETFAKYFKKVDFDKDDIDTINALLRHDKKNTHGNINYVLLKTIGKAVTDIKVPDNLFAQAFTYYKEA, encoded by the coding sequence ATGAACGATAATGATATTTATTATAATGAACTCGCCCAAGCTGCCCTAAAACTTCATTTGGGCAAAATGAATTATTCAAAAGTGTTCATTTTGGTCGATACGAATACCAAAAAATATTGCCTGCCGGTATTCACCTCTTTTTTTTCTGAAGTTTCCCCAGATGGCATTTTTGTGATCAATGCCGGCGAAGAAAACAAAAACATCAATACATGCGCCCGACTTTGGGATGACCTTTCCAACGCTGGAGGTGACAGAAAAAGTCTTCTTATCAATCTAGGTGGAGGTGTGGTCACCGATTTGGGCGGATTTGTGGCTTCGACCTTTAAAAGGGGCATTGACTTCATCAATATTCCCACGACCCTTTTGGCCATGGTCGATGCATCGATCGGCGGCAAAACGGGCGTGGATCTCGGAGCACTCAAAAATCAAATCGGTGTTATCAAACAACCTGAGATGATATTGGTGTTCACAGACTTTCTTAACACTTTGGACAAAAGGCAGGTCAATAGTGGTTTTGCTGAGATGTTGAAGCATGGCCTGATCAAAGACGGTGATTACTGGAAAGTGCTCAAAAACTGTAATTCATTTCAAACCAAAGATTTGATCGAACGTTCTGCCCTATTAAAAAGCCATGTAGTGCAAGAAGACCCTGATGAACGTGGACTGAGGAAAATATTGAATTTTGGCCACACTGCCGGCCATGCCATTGAATCTTATTTTTTGGAAAATCCTGATAAGGAAACCTTGTTGCACGGCGAGGCAATAGCGGTGGGCATGGTCATCGAGGCTTATTTTTCCCATCAATTGACCGGTCTGTCGAAGCTTGAACTAAAAGAAATCAAAGAAACATTTGCCAAATATTTTAAAAAGGTTGATTTCGATAAAGACGACATTGATACGATCAACGCCTTATTGCGGCACGACAAAAAAAACACCCATGGCAATATCAATTACGTGCTACTGAAAACCATCGGAAAGGCCGTTACCGATATCAAAGTGCCCGACAATTTGTTTGCCCAGGCATTCACTTACTACAAGGAAGCCTGA